A genomic stretch from Lepisosteus oculatus isolate fLepOcu1 chromosome 7, fLepOcu1.hap2, whole genome shotgun sequence includes:
- the LOC138240741 gene encoding LOW QUALITY PROTEIN: receptor-type tyrosine-protein phosphatase H-like (The sequence of the model RefSeq protein was modified relative to this genomic sequence to represent the inferred CDS: inserted 1 base in 1 codon), whose translation MRRQPDPMRWKTFGLSRLTGRNMQNVPLGTFADHVERMSRDEDKDFSTEYESLSDVGTEQTCKAASTPDNKAKNRFTNVLPYDRSRVKLSLINNDPHSDYINANYMPGYSSKREYIAAQGPLPNTVVDFWRMIWEQRVEAVVMLTSCMEGGKVKCEQYWPLDYTPCTYGDVSVTVSSETKDSDWTLRDFTVKHQVSAETRTVKHFHFVAWPDHGXPLSTEPVTRFRGLIRQHIERSCTGVPTLVHCSAGVGRTGTLIALDVLLQQMEEEKTLGVKAFVHKMRLHRPLMVQTEVQYIFLHQCLLNVLRSRAAPGREEIQYENTLYMNAAALQELGPPGQDAC comes from the exons ATGAGGAGACAGCCTGACCCGATGAG gTGGAAGACCTTCGGATTGTCCCGCCTGACCGGCCGGAACATGCA GAACGTTCCCCTCGGGACATTCGCAGACCACGTCGAGCGCATGAGCCGCGACGAAGACAAGGACTTCAGCACGGAATACGAG AGCCTCAGTGATGTCGGAACAGAACAAACCTGCAAAGCAGCTTCGACTCCAGACAACAAGGCTAAGAATCGATTCACAAACGTCCTGCCCT ATGACCGGTCACGTGTTAAACTCAGCCTGATAAATAATGACCCTCATTCAGATTATATCAACGCCAACTACATGCCT ggctaCAGCAGTAAGAGGGAGTATATCGCAGCTCAGGGTCCTCTCCCGAACACAGTGGTAGATTTCTGGAGGATGATCTGGGAGCAGAGGGTGGAGGCTGTGGTCATGCTGACTAGCTGCATGGAGGGAGGCAAG GTGAAGTGTGAGCAGTACTGGCCCCTGGACTACACCCCCTGCACGTATGGGGACGTCTCGGTCACCGTCAGCTCGGAGACGAAGGACAGCGACTGGACCCTGAGAGACTTcactgtcaaacac CAGGTCAGCGCCGAGACGCGCACGGTCAAACACTTCCACTTCGTGGCCTGGCCGGACCACG CACCCCTGTCCACAGAACCGGTGACCCGGTTCCGAGGGCTGATCCGACAGCACATAGAGAGGAGCTGCACAGGTGTTCCAACACTGGTCCACTGCAG tGCTGGTGTAGGGCGGACAGGTACTTTAATCGCCCTGGATGTTCTCCTGCAGCAGATGGAGGAAGAAAAGACACTGGGGGTCAAAGCCTTTGTCCACAAGATGAGGCTCCACAGGCCTCTCATGGTGCAGACAGAG GTTCAGTACATCTTCCTGCACCAGTGTCTGCTCAACGTCCTGCGGTCCAGGGCGGCGCCGGGGCGGGAGGAGATCCAGTACGAGAACACGCTCTACATGAACGCCGCCGCGCTGCAGGAGCTCGGCCCGCCCGGCCAGGACGCCTGCTGA